A window of Patagioenas fasciata isolate bPatFas1 chromosome 32, bPatFas1.hap1, whole genome shotgun sequence genomic DNA:
CTAGTGCAAGAGGCTCTAAAAGTAACACACGGCTCGAGGGGGTTTTCTGGTTCGCTTCTTAGGGGTGGGTGAGCACACAGTCGCAGCAGTTTGGTCAAGAACTTGTCCGTTTGGGCAAACAGAGGATAAATATTCTGTCATTTCTCGAAGCGGCTGCCCCAGCGTCGTCATTTCGATCAACGGCCAAGCTACTGAGCGTTTCGGTAACGTCAAACGTTCCAACACCGTCCTGGGCCGACCGATGCGTAGCAAATCTCCGAAGCAGCAGCGGTGACCCTGAGATGCCTCAGGAGCTTGGATTTTGCTGTTGAAAATGAACCTGGTCCCACCAAATCTGCAGGTGGATGGGCAAACCAGCACAGCGAGCAGCTCGGCCGCAAGCCAGGCTTAAATAAAGCGGGTTTTTGTGGGAAGGGCACCTCCTACGGTCATGGGCAGCTCTGCTTAGCTGGGCCAGGCTTTGTTGGCGGGACAGAACGCTCGAAAGCTTAAACACTGGACAAACTGCTAAAGTTACAGCTAAACATGATACCATCGATCTACTCGTGGCTAGGAAAAGAGGAGAGAGGCGATGCGAAGTCCTTCAGGCTGCGAAAGGTCTCCGTAGATGTGTTGCCTCCTCCGTTGTGCTCAAGGAATGTCTGTGAAGGTCTCAGTCTTGTTTCTGTTCCCTCCTCCTCGTGAATTCGGAGCAGCATCCCCCCCCGAGATCCTCGTGAAGAACTGGGAGCTTGTCCATGGTCAGGAGGTGAAGTAGGAGCTCTGCATGGAGTAGAGTCGGTCGATGGGGTTGCCCACGCGAGCCTGGAGCAGGTTGGCGTCGGCCGTGGACAGCAGGCAGTCGCCAAGGTGGCCGATGCTGTCGCTGTCCATGTCGTGAAAAACTCCTTCCGAGTctggaagagggaggagaagggaatggGGGCGGCAGCGCTGGATGAGCGGGACAGGGCAGTGACCTGAACGGGACACTGGGGAGGAAAAGCACGAAGCCTGGGGGCGGTTGTGGGCCCCTCAGCTCTGGGTCAAAATGGCGGCAGGATCACCTCAGGGtccaaaatggcaccagaatcacctcagggtcaaaatggcgccaagatcacctcagggtcaaaatggcaccagaatcacctcagagctcaaaatggcgccagaatcacctcagggtcaaaatggcaccagaatcacctcagggtcaaaatggcggcAGGATCACCTCAGGGTCCAAAATGGCGCCCGAATCACTTCAGGgtcaaaatggtgccagaatcacctcagggatcaaaatggcaccaaaatcacctcaggggtcaaaatggcgccaagaccacctcagggatcaaaatggcaccagaatcacctcagggtcaaaatggcaccagaatcacctcagggtccaaAATGGCGCCAAGATCACCTCAGGAatcaaaatggtgccagaatcacctcaggggtcaaaatggcgccaagatcacctcagggtcaaaatggcaccagaatcacctcagggctcaaaatggcgccagaatcacctcagggctcaaaatggcaccagaatcacctcaggggtcaaaatggcgccaagatCACcccagggatcaaaatggcaccagaatcacctcagggtccaaaatggtgccagaatcacctcagggctcaaaatggtggcaccagaatcacctcagggttcaaaatggcgccagaatcacttCAGGACTCAAAATGGCACcgaaatcacctcagggtcaaaatggcttAAAGCCCAAGGTCTATGGAGCACTCGCTGCCTTCATCAGCAGCCCCAGTAGGCTCAGCTTTGTCACGATTTGTGCTGCTACAGTCGGTTTTAATGCAAAGAGAGGGCGGTTTCCTACCGTAGGGGTGCAGGTGGTCCCCGGGCAGCTGGGGCGGCGTCAGCCCTTGTCGGTACAAATCGGTGCTGTAGCCGTTCTGGTCCAggggcagaagctgctgctgggggatccTGGGGTAGGGAACCATGAGGCCATCCAGGCCGTGGACGCTTCCGCCATCTAAAAACACAACGAGTGGGGCAACGTCGCGATAACGTTATTCACATCATTCAACCCCCCCGGAGCGgggacacccagctgaggtgacacaggaaggtggccctgtccttgaactgaggggccacaactggacacactattccagatgggacacactattccagatgtggcctccccagggcagagcagaggggcaggagaacctctctgacccactgaccacccccttctaatcccccccaggtcccattggcttcctggccacaagggcccagtgctggctcagcccacagcacccgctattcccagctgggctcccatccaagcgctgaccgggcccgaccctgcttagcttcccagatcagaccagatggggcgttctcagggtgctatggctgtatatattacatatatgtatatatatatgttccccaagtatatcctgatagtatctgaactaaaggggagagtagaggggcagaagaacctctctgacctactgagcaTCCCCTTCTAATCTACCCCAGGTCCCTTtagtctcccatccaagcactgaccgggcctgaccctgcttagcttcccagatcagaccagatggggcattctcagggtgctatggctgtatatattatatatatgtatatatatatgttccccaagtatatcctgatagtatctgaactaaaggggagagtagaggggcaggagaacctctctgacccactgaccacccccttctaatctaccccaggtaccattggtctcccatccaagcactgaccaggcctgaccctgcttagcttcccagatcagacaagatcaggcgttctcagggtggtacagttgtatatattacatatatatatatgcgtacatatatatatatatgtttcccaagtatatcctggtagtatctgaactaaaccctttattcaagggcagagcagagtggcaggagaacccctctgacccactgaccactcGAGCGGACCCCGTGCTCCCCAACCGCAGCCCCCGAGCGCCTCCTCACCCTCGCTGTCATCGTTGCTCTGCCGGCTGCTGCGCCCGGTCCCTCTCCCCGTGCCCAGGCGAGGGttccccagctgctcctgctcctgctgctgctgctgctgctgctgcctgcgcgCGATCTTCTTCATCTGCAAGGACAGCGAGACGCCGGGGCTGAGGTTCTGAGCGAGGTTGTGTTGAACACAACATGAGAAATGGAGCTGACACTTTATCTTTGTGGGAGATGCCGTTTAGAAAACAAAGGACTTTGTTTTACTACAAAACGAGGTTGCCAGAGCCACGTATTTTCTGTTTTCACCCTTAAATTCTTGCAAAATTAGATGTGTTTTCAACTTCTAGAAGTGGGAAATCCTTCTAGTCTTTCTATAGCGAGAgggaaaaagcaaggagaaaaacagtaataacaaaaaaatgggtgAAATATGTTAAGCCCTGCAAATATCTATAATTAATCAATTCTTGTATTTCTCTTTAAGCTTTTCCTACTACTAGATACGTGTTGTAGGACGAGGTGGGTCTGTGGGGATCTGTTCTTTTAAccattttctctgtttctgtgctaTTCTACGTTCCTTTTGAACCGAACGAGCGTGTGTGATGCCCCACAGGTCCACAAAACCCAACGGTGGCACAGGAACCGTCACTCACCTTGGCTCTTTGGTTCTGGAACCACACCTGCACCACCCGCACCGTCAAGCCCGTCTCGGCCGCCAGGGTCTCTCTTACCTGCCCACAAAACCCGGAGAGCTGGATCAGAACTTAAGCTGCGCTTAAGAGGATCCGAGCCAGCACTTGTGCTGAGCGGCCTCGTACCTTCCTGCAGGGCTTTGAGGAGACCTCGAAGGAGGCCTTGAACGCCCGCCGCTGCTGCGTGGTCAGGATGGTGCGCGGGCGCTTGGAGCGCTTGTGGTCTTTGGTCTCCTCGCCGCCTTTGCCGTGCGAGTGGGCGCCGTCTTCGTCCTCGCTTTTCACTGCAAGGAGAGACCCGTCGTGGTGATCCAACCACCTCCCCAGGTGAGGATTTGGGAGAAATGCTATTCAGTTTTGCTCTTTCCGAGGTGGGATTTAGGGCAGGATGAAGCCAGCGAAGCTCCCGGACTGAGCGGTGGCTCGGGGGAACATGGGTGGCtcagagatggggctgatggGCCACGCTGGTGATCATCCCTTCCTAATATCTCAGAGCCTCAAACCTTGGCAGCCTCATACTCTTGTCTGCCTTTTCAAGGAGAAAAGATGCTCCAACCCCAACCTACCTACATCTCTTCCCACGGAAGCTTTCGCTATAATTAATTAGGAACCAAGCGTTACCTGCCCTGCCCAAGGTTCCCCACCCTCACCGGACTCGGTGGGCGCCGGGCTGATGGCGCTcagcatctccttctccttctcgtAGTCGCTGCGgcagagcagctgcccctccTTGAGCACAAACTCGTCCCCTCGCTGCAGGCGCCGCTCGCACTCGCAGCAGTAGAAGCAGTGGACGTGGTAGACGTTCTCCAGCACCCGCATGATGAGCTCGGAGGGGGCGATGGCCTTCAAGCAGCTGCTGCACTTGGTCTGGAACAGCCTGTAAAGAAGGTTCTGGGGGTTAAACGCGTTGGGGGGGAGGATCGGCCGTGGGTTGGGGCTTGGGAAGCTGATGGAAGAACGGGGTGGGTGTTTAGAGCACGTCCCAGCAAGAGTCATAGAGTCagcgaatcattttggttggaaaagcacctcaagatcattgagtccgactgttaacccaaccctggagACCTCCTGCATCTTGGAGTTGGGACCTGGGCAGCAAGGGAGAGACGGCGTGAGAATCGGGGAATCAGAGAATCAGGGAGTCATTGAATCATTGAATCATGGagtcattgaatcacagaatcattgactTGGGGAATCATTGAATCagggaatcatggaatcattgaatCACAGAGTCATTGACTCagggaatcattgaatcattgactcatggaatcattgaatcagggaatcatggaatcatggaatcattgaatcatggaatcattgaatCGAGAATCAGGGAATCattgaatcatggaatcattgaatcatggaatcattgaatTATTGAATCGTGGAATCATTGAATCagggaatcatggaatcatggaatcattgaatcatggaatcattgaatCGAGAATCAGGGAATCattgaatcatggaatcattgaatcattgaatcatggaatcattgaatTATTGAATCgtggaatcattgaatcattgaaTCATGGAACCATGGAATCattgaaccatagaatcattgaatcatggaatcattgaaccatagaatcattgaatcatggaatcattgaatcatggaatcactgaaccatagaatcatggaatcattgaatcacagaatcatcgaatcatagaatcatcaaatcacaGCCTCATAGAACCCCAGAATAACCGAATCAtcaactcattttggttggaaaaccttgagatcatcaagtccaaccataacccacccccagcaCTAAAATGTCCCCAAGAAGCTCCTCTGTTCACCTCCAGGGCTGGCggctccagctctgccctgggcagcctgttcaacgccccacagccctttggggaagaaatcacccccaatttccaatctaaacttccccttgTGCAACCTGAGTCCATCCCACCCGGGCTCTGGGGTTTTCTGAGCCTCCTCAGCCCCAGGGAGGAACACGAACCTGCCCGGCCCAGCATACAGAGCTCTGTGTCCCCTCCTCAAGCTGTTCAAAGCCCGGCTTTGTTAGGCTGCTCCTAGCGAGAGGGCTTTGTGGAGCCCTCCAGGCCCATCCCCAGGGACTGTCCCCTTACACAGGGCGTCCCACGGGGGGGATGTTTGTGCCCCACGCCGTGTccagagagagaaacaaacaactGCTGAGCGCCCCGCGTACGGAGCAGATGGTTCTGATGAAGTAATTTGGGATCTAAACAAATGTGAGCAGCGGTGGCTGCCGGCTGACAGCTTCTATTTAGCCACTTGACAAGAGAAAGTAATAAAATAGGGATTAATTAGGCTGTTGTTTAAACACACAGGATCTTCCCCACCAGCAGGGAACTCATAAACTGGGATTGAGAACAAGACTGGGTTAATCCTCCTGGCAAACTCTGCGGAGCGGGATGAAGAGGCTTTACAGGGGTGGGCTCAGCCCTTCCAAATACCACCGTGGATTTGTGCTGCGCGGTGGCTTTGGGCTGAAGTGGCCGGGACATTCCGGCTGGAATGGGCTGGGATTTCTCCCTCCTTTGTGTGAACGCGTTCGCCTGCGTGTTCCTGTCCCTCCGTCTttctcccctttccctctttGTAATTCAcgcttgaaaataataataacgaGCGAATCTGAGTTGATAAAGCTGGGAGTAAAGAGCAGCCCTTTAACCACGGCCTCTCGCTGTCTGACGAAGGCACAAGCTCAGTCTAAATCTGAGCTGAGTCCCAATCTGTGCCTTTCCTAACACCAACATCCTTCTGTTGCAGCAGAAGGGCAAGAGTAAAAAGAATAAAACCAACCCGAAAATGGAGCCAGCGGTGGGATCAGTGACATATTATTAAACATTAAGTTATTAATGTTTCGGGACTTTAAGCCCAGCTGGAAGAGAACACTGATGTAGATTCATCGCAACCCGGAGGATCTCGGACAGGGATTCCCAGATCTGTCCGCATCCCTTGGGATGATGTTCTAGGGACCGATTACCTCCTCATCCCTTATTTCCAACTGGAATTGTTCTCCGCTCCATGCCCAGCAACGAGACCTTGTCACGGCTTTATCTTCTAATTAGTCCTGCGCGTTGTGGGAACCTAACGACACAAACACCGTTTGACTCGGGGTCTTTCGGAGCCGCGTTTGCTCCTGTTGAACACCCAGGTTCCACCACGGAGCCCAAATCCAGGGACAGACACACTCAAAACATGGAGCTGCCAAACCAGAAGCTTTACTTCACTATCCCAACCCATCTCCAAGCAAGAAACTGGATGGTTTAGGGAAAAAACTGATGGAAAACTCTCTGTCTTGTTCCACATTTTTATCTGTATAGATGCTGGAGCATTCCCTGCGTCCTTTGATGTTTCTAACCTCAGTGGTTTTGCCGGTTGCTTGGGGAAAACACCCAGAATATTGTTTAACCAAAGCAAGCTTGGAGCACGATGGATGGAGCGGGACATGGAGACATGGAACCAAACGTCCAAGCTGGGAAAAGTGATTTATTCACCTGCAAATCACCCTCCCGCCGCTCTTGGGACAGGGCAGTTAGCAAACCTGGTTAAAGACGCTGTCATGCGccacatttcacagaatcccaggatatcaggggttgaagggacctcaaagctcatccagtgtaaCCCCCCGGagcgggaacacccagctgaggtgacacaggaaggtggccctgtccttgagctgaggggccacagctggacacactattccagatgtgacacactattccagatgtggcctccccagggcagagcagaggggcaggagaacctctctgatccactgaccacccccttctaatcccccccaggtcccattggcttcctggccacaagggcccagtgctggctcagcccacagcacccgctattcccacttggtctcccatccaagcactgaccgggcccgaccctgcttagcttcccagatcagaccagatggggcgttctcagggtgctatggttgtatatattacatatatgtatatatagatgttccccaagtatatcctgatagtatctgaactaaaaggcagagtagaggggcaggagaacctctctgacccactgaccacccccttctaatcccctcaggtcccattggcttcctggccacaagggcccagtgctggctcagcccacagcacccgctattcccacttggtctcccatccaagcactgaccgggcccgaccctgcttagcttcccacatcagaccagatggggcgttctcagggtactatggctgtatatattacatatatgtatatatatatgttccccaagtatatcctgatagtatctgaactaaaaggcagagcagaggggcaggagaacctctctgacccactgaccacccccttctaatccccccaggtcccattggcttcctggccacaagggcccagtgctggctcatgctcaccctgctgtccccaggcgccccagctccctttcccctacgctgctctctatcAGCTCATTCCCAACTCACACTGAAACCTGGAAAAGGGCTTCTTTTTGCAGCCATGGGATGAGGGAAGCGCCGGTACCGCAGGGTAACTCAATAACCCTCTTGTCTCCCCGCTAAGCCCCGCAAACAAATCCGCTCCGCTTTGTACTAATTGAAGAAAACATCCAGCAAGCAGCTCATAAACACGGTGTCAGCTCGCATTACACAAAATTAAAATTCTCAGCCCCCTCCAACACCGGGAATTCCTAAAGAGCCTGGTTTTAATATTGCCCGAATCCGTTTAAGTCGAGGTAATATTGTTTGGGTTGCCATAGGAACGCAACTCGTCTCGGCGGCCGGGTTTGGGAGGCTGCGCCGTGGATGGGGACACACACCGTCCGCCCAAAAAGCGGCGGGTTCTTGGGTCTGTAATGCAAAATGTGGTTGGGAACAAGCGGGACAGGGTGACAACAACAACCTCGGCAACAACCGGAGCGATTCCAAGCACCCGGAACCCCCGACAACCACATCCCGCTGGTTTTGGAGGGACCCTTGTGCTCCATAGGCCTCAAATCCGCACCCCTCCACTTGTATTTGACCCCATGTCCTTGTTTAACCCGCTCGTTTCCTCAATATCCCATCAGAGTTTAATTTCTGTTCACAAATTCCTCACGGGATGTAGGGATGGGGAGTTTTGGAGCTATAGGAATGGGGATTTGGAGCCACAGGGACAGTTTTGGGGCTACAAGGATGGTTTGGGGTCTACAATGATGGTTTGGGGGGCTACAATGACAGTTTTGGGGGCAACACAGACAGGTTTTGGGGCCACAAGGATGGGTTGTGAGGCTAcagggaggggttttggggttacAGGGGCAATGTTTTGAGCTACAAGGACAGTTTTGGAGCCACAGAGACAGGTTTGGGGGTATAAGGGTGATTTTGGGGCTACAGAGACAGCTTTTGGGGCTACAAGGATGGGTTTGGGGGCTACAGAGACAGATTTTGGGTCTACAAGGGCAGTTTTGGGGGCCACAGAGACAGTTTTTGGGGCTACAAGGATGGTTTTGGTGCTACAGAGACAGTTTTTGGGGTTACAGGGACAATGTTTTGAGCTACAAGGACAGTTTTGAGGTCTACAAGGATGGTTTTGGAGCCACAGGGACAGTTTTTGGGGCTACAAGGATGGTTTTGGTGCTACAGAGACAGTTTTTGGGGCTACAGGGACAATGTTTTGAGCTACAAGGACAGTTTTGAGGTCTACAAGGATGGTTGTGGGGCTACAGAGACAGGTTTTGGGTCTACAAGGATGGTTTTGGGGCTACAGGGACAGGTTTTGGGTCTACAAGGATGGTTTTGGGGCTACAGAGACAGTTTTTGGGTCTACAAGGATGGTTTTGGGGCTACAGGGACAGGTTTTGGGTCTACAAGGGTGGTTTTGGGGCTACAGGGACAGTTTTTGGGGTTACAGGGACAATTTTTTGAGCTACAAGGACAGTTTTTGGGTCTACAAGGATGGTTTTGGGGCTACAGAGACAGTTTTTGGGTCTACAAGGGTGGTTTTGGGGGCCACAGAGACAGTTTTGGGGACTACAATGACAGTTTGGGGGGCTACAGAGACAGTTTTTGGGTCTACAAGGATGGTTTTGGGGCTACAGGGACAATATTTTGAGCTACAAGGACAGTTTTTGGGTCCACAAGGATTGTTTTGGGGCTACAGAGATAGGTTTGGGGGCTACAAGGACGGTTTTGGGGGCCACAGAGACAGTTTTGGGGACTACAATGACAGCTTTGGGGCTACAGGGACAGTTTTTGGGGTTACAGGGGCAATTTTTTGAGCTACAGAGACAGTTTTGGGCAGCTGATGGCCACTCACCCTATAACAAGGAGCTACATCCTCCATGAAAAACAGTTCCACCGCTTGATTCCTTCACCCTACCCATGGCTTCGCCGTCTCCTTTTTACCACGTTGAGGAGGGCCCAGCGCGTCACCGATTTCCCCCTTGAGAAGCTCAGCGACCGTATCCATCCAGCTGTGGAGCTCCTGGATCTTTCGACGGCTTTTCAGACACTTCTTGGACTTGATTTAATAGATTTTAGTCCCGGTAGCCTCGTTAATCCTTGCGGAGCACCCGTGTTGTGGCTCCGGAGGAGCTCGAGCTCTCCAGATGGGGACGAGCAAATGATTTGACCGACCTGCCATGACACTTCCCCAGGCCTGGGAAGGGTAATTTGGGGGGCACCCGATTGTCTGGATGGGATTAAAAGGTGTTAATGAAGCAAGGAATAAGCCGGGAGGCCCGCGCTTCGTGGAGCGAGCTTATTTAGTTAGGGTTTAGGCAAAATGAAGCAGTCCGGGCTTAAGCAAGGTCTGTTTGCTTAACACTGAGCTGCAAAATCCATTGTAGCCGTCTGAAATATTGAAGTGGAACTTGCAAAGGGCCTTTCCAGACCtcgatggggacggggatggggacgcacAAGGGGGAGAAGGAGGCGGCGGCACAATCTGCCCCTTCATTCAACAGCGTTTCCCCCCCTGGTTCAGCCACACCGAGCAATTAAAGGGGGGAAATTCCCTTCTGCTTGGTTTTCCGGCAGCGTTTGGGttggggagggaaggggtgatTTGGGGACAGCAATCACCTTTGCTTTGCGCTCCCTCCAAAGCTCTTTGTGGGTTGTGTGAATAGATTCACCCCCAGAAAATAACTTAATTGTGTCGTTATGTCGTTGTGTCTCTTGGAAACGGCCGAGACCCAAATGCGGCCGAACCTCCTCTACGTCAGAACGTAAATCAAAGCCAAACCGCCTTCAAAGTTCTTGCTCAAGGAGCAGAAAAAGAACCAGCTTTAAAATAACAGGTGTTAGTTATGGCGCTTAAACGTTTCACTAAAAGGCAAGAGGGGAAAAGGCACCATCACGCTATTGATGTTGGGTCTTCGTGGTCGCACAGAGGGAACGACCCAACCTTCTCGATCCATGGTTGGGAATGTGGTTTATAAGGCTGAGGGTGGCGTGTAGAACAGGAATTTGGAGACCTCCCCGAAGTTTTACATCGAGGAGGGGTTAACGTTataaaaaataaccccaaaaagcTGCGTCTCACAAGCACGGCCCTGGAAACACCATCAGCGTCCCCTATGAGGTTCATGTCGACGCTTGACTAAGATAGCGAATGGAACGAAACCACCGCGGCTACCGAAAACCTAAACcgcaaaagcaaaacaacaccAAAGAGGTTCCCCAAAAGCCGGAGAGATTCATAAATATTAAAGCGACACGAGTGAAACGCCGCTGAAAGATTTAATACTGCGTTGCCGTTGTGTCCCTCAAGGGGTTAAACCCCCCCGCTGCGAGGATA
This region includes:
- the LOC136113941 gene encoding LIM homeobox transcription factor 1-alpha-like, which codes for MGPPARSRLRRAPGGGGGRRRSRARARTRAGAARSAPRSVAPRSAPLPSPPRRCRRRDRCPAPPPAAGMKTEEAPSCLQQATPVLGFGSDSKMREVCAGCDTPISDRFLLRVNERSWHEGCVKCAVCLQPLAGTCYCRNRQLYCKHDYEKLFQTKCSSCLKAIAPSELIMRVLENVYHVHCFYCCECERRLQRGDEFVLKEGQLLCRSDYEKEKEMLSAISPAPTESVKSEDEDGAHSHGKGGEETKDHKRSKRPRTILTTQQRRAFKASFEVSSKPCRKVRETLAAETGLTVRVVQVWFQNQRAKMKKIARRQQQQQQQQEQEQLGNPRLGTGRGTGRSSRQSNDDSEDGGSVHGLDGLMVPYPRIPQQQLLPLDQNGYSTDLYRQGLTPPQLPGDHLHPYDSEGVFHDMDSDSIGHLGDCLLSTADANLLQARVGNPIDRLYSMQSSYFTS